The DNA region CCGTCTTTTTCGAGACATACATCATATCAGCATACTCTTTCACAGTTTTCACACTATTAATATTCTTTTCAACTAATTCAGTGAACTGTACAAATGTTTCATTTTTTTTATATTTTGATAGATTTTCTCCTAAGCGGCTGTTGGAGAGTATCTGCATAAAAGTGTTGAAAGCTGAAGCGATTACCTTGTTATCTAAAAACTCATAGGCATTTTTGTACATATCATTTATTACATTTAAAAGGGTTGTTAATGTTGTCGTATATAAATCGAGACAATTAACATGTGGATTTAAATAACTCAGCTTAAACAATTCTTTTACTTCAGAAGTTTGACTGCTTAAAAATTCACATAAAAACCCTTCTGTAAACGTTATTAAATACCCCTCTAAACTGTTAAATTCACTATAGCTATGAACACGATTCCTGGATATCATCAAAAGATCACCTGCTTTAACGGTGTATTCTAAAAAATCAATTTCATGGACACCCCTGCCTCCAGTGATAAAAATTAAATTGTAAAAAGAGGTACGGTATGGTGTTTTAATGAAAGATTCATCCACAGATTCAAAAAAACTCTTTAATGATATGATTTCAAAACCTTTGTTCTGCCCTTTTTTATTCATAAACTCAATCTGCTCTACATTACTCATAATATCTCCTTTTATATTCCTTTTTTTAAGTCAAACATTTCACAAATCTATATAAATTTAAAATATACTGAAAACAAGTAACTATAATCAGTATAGATCCAATTCTAACATTTTACAATGTTATACCTAGACCAAAAACATTCAAAATGAAACCCTTAATCATTTTGGCAGTATATGGATAATTTCCTTTTTTTTTTTGCTCTTTCACATCCAGTACCTGCTCCTGTGATTTTTTATTAAAGTATTTTAAAGGTTTTTTTATTTTTGTCAGTATTTAGTATATTAGATATTAAATAAATTATTTTGTCACTTTAATCGAAAAAAACCTATTGAAGGAGGGGGTAATATGAAAAAATTGACAACACTATTAATCATTTTAATGAGTCTTAGTCTGTATGGAGCCCAGTATGAAAAAGCTGTCTTTGCAGGGGGATGTTTTTGGTGTATGGAGCATCCCTTTGAAAAGATGGAGGGGGTTAAATCTGTGGTGTCTGGATATACCGGGGGAACTACCATTAACCCTACCTACGAGAACTATGGTTCAGGAGGGCATATTGAGGTTGTGGAAATCATATATGATCCAAATGAGGTCAGTTATGGGGAGCTTTTGAAGGTTTATTGGAAACAGGTAGATCCTACAGACCCGGGGGGACAATTTGGAGACAGGGGACATGGGTATACTACAGCGATCTTTTATT from Psychrilyobacter piezotolerans includes:
- a CDS encoding helix-turn-helix domain-containing protein, producing the protein MSNVEQIEFMNKKGQNKGFEIISLKSFFESVDESFIKTPYRTSFYNLIFITGGRGVHEIDFLEYTVKAGDLLMISRNRVHSYSEFNSLEGYLITFTEGFLCEFLSSQTSEVKELFKLSYLNPHVNCLDLYTTTLTTLLNVINDMYKNAYEFLDNKVIASAFNTFMQILSNSRLGENLSKYKKNETFVQFTELVEKNINSVKTVKEYADMMYVSKKTVNLMTRKAIDMSAKQYIIQQLILKIRLKLSFEQKSINEIAYELGFTEPSNMTRFFKKNTKISPSEFRNIIRHDKNSWLNSESMELNSLRESIEENVYHISSEAVVPLHKHEDLDEIFYCIKGSGFGVLENGEVKLNVGDTFIAPAGIMHSLRSDGDLYVAAFLIRVVDERKFD